A region of Curvibacter sp. AEP1-3 DNA encodes the following proteins:
- a CDS encoding methyl-accepting chemotaxis protein produces the protein MPVFDSMTLSRRMALTYALVLALTLAVLYSGYSALNAVVAQAPQFKTLAGDAQSSMVLFAVLAVLLGVFSAFRQVQSISSPLADAIHIAETVAAGDLSHDFENTRGGEFGRLLDAMGTMEDTLTDLVTRIKDSTQPLTASSGDIAHASANLLQHTEMQTHALDSTAASMEELTSTVRENAQRAQSASTLAVSASGIAQRGGEVVGEVVSTMQAITDSSRKVVDIIAVIEGISFQTNILALNAAVEAARAGEQGRGFAVVASEVRSLAGRSSEAAKEIRQLISHSAEQVESGSQLVGRAGNTMQDIVNAVRQVTEILGEISAASQQQSHSVQEVSSAVVQMRADTRSNHQQVNHTAAAAEAMRQRVQDLQRAVDQFKV, from the coding sequence ATGCCCGTTTTTGATTCCATGACCTTGAGCCGGCGCATGGCGCTGACTTATGCGCTGGTGCTCGCGCTGACACTGGCGGTTCTGTACAGCGGTTACTCCGCCCTCAATGCCGTGGTGGCGCAAGCCCCCCAATTCAAAACGCTGGCGGGTGATGCGCAAAGCAGCATGGTGCTGTTTGCGGTGCTGGCGGTGTTGTTAGGCGTGTTCTCCGCGTTCCGGCAGGTGCAAAGTATTTCCAGCCCCTTGGCCGATGCCATTCACATTGCCGAGACGGTGGCTGCCGGTGATCTGAGCCACGACTTTGAGAACACCCGCGGGGGCGAATTCGGCAGGCTGCTGGACGCCATGGGCACTATGGAAGACACGCTCACCGACCTGGTAACCCGCATCAAGGACAGCACCCAACCCCTGACGGCATCGAGCGGCGACATTGCGCACGCCAGCGCCAACCTTTTGCAACACACCGAGATGCAAACCCATGCGCTGGACTCAACGGCAGCCAGCATGGAAGAGCTGACTTCGACCGTCCGCGAAAATGCACAACGCGCCCAAAGCGCAAGCACCCTCGCGGTGAGCGCATCCGGCATTGCCCAGCGTGGCGGTGAGGTAGTGGGGGAAGTGGTAAGCACCATGCAGGCCATTACCGACAGTTCGCGCAAGGTGGTCGACATCATTGCGGTGATTGAAGGCATCTCCTTCCAGACCAACATCCTCGCGCTCAATGCAGCCGTAGAAGCTGCCCGCGCCGGAGAGCAAGGCCGCGGCTTTGCCGTGGTGGCCAGCGAAGTGCGCTCTTTGGCCGGGCGCAGCTCGGAAGCTGCCAAAGAAATCCGCCAATTGATCAGCCATTCGGCTGAACAGGTGGAAAGCGGCTCCCAGCTGGTGGGCCGCGCCGGCAACACTATGCAAGACATCGTGAACGCTGTGCGCCAGGTCACCGAAATTCTGGGCGAAATTTCGGCGGCCAGTCAGCAGCAAAGTCACAGCGTGCAGGAGGTCAGCAGCGCGGTGGTTCAGATGCGCGCAGACACGCGCAGCAACCACCAGCAGGTCAACCACACGGCTGCGGCGGCTGAGGCCATGCGCCAGCGGGTGCAGGACCTTCAGCGCGCCGTGGACCAGTTCAAGGTCTGA
- a CDS encoding calcium:proton antiporter — translation MQAPHAPLPKWSVAWPLIAWCLLAGNMAGLAGGWWVALLAAGLVGAVLSAVHHAEVVAHQVGEPYGTLVLALAITVIEVALIVSMMLAGGPQTTALARDTVFAAVMLILNGIVGLCLLAGGSKHREQTFGQLGVSASLTTLAAIAVLTLVLPNYTTSVIGPVYSASQLAFVAVVSLVLYGTFVLVQTVRHRDYFLPQTGEEAHAAPPGVKVAAMSSGLLLLGLVAVVLLAKALAPTIEAAVDRAGAPKAVVGIIIAMVVLLPEGLAAFRAAQANRLQTSLNLALGSALASIGLTIPAVAIVSLATGWTLTLGLDVKSVVLLLLSLFVTSLSLSTGRTTVLQGTVHLVLLATYLFTTIVP, via the coding sequence ATGCAAGCGCCCCATGCCCCCCTGCCCAAGTGGTCCGTCGCCTGGCCTCTGATTGCCTGGTGTCTGCTGGCCGGCAATATGGCCGGACTGGCTGGCGGCTGGTGGGTTGCTTTGCTGGCCGCCGGGTTGGTAGGCGCGGTACTCTCCGCAGTGCACCATGCCGAAGTGGTGGCCCATCAAGTGGGTGAGCCCTACGGCACCTTGGTGCTGGCGTTGGCCATTACGGTCATTGAGGTGGCCTTGATCGTCTCCATGATGCTGGCCGGCGGGCCGCAAACCACTGCGCTGGCGCGAGACACCGTGTTCGCCGCCGTGATGCTGATTCTCAACGGCATTGTCGGCCTGTGCCTGCTTGCCGGCGGCAGCAAGCACCGGGAGCAGACCTTCGGCCAATTGGGCGTGAGCGCATCGCTCACCACATTGGCCGCCATTGCCGTGCTGACGCTGGTATTGCCCAACTACACCACCAGTGTGATCGGGCCGGTGTACAGCGCCAGCCAACTCGCTTTTGTGGCGGTGGTGTCTCTGGTGTTGTACGGTACCTTTGTGCTGGTGCAAACCGTGCGCCACCGCGACTACTTTTTGCCCCAGACCGGTGAAGAGGCCCATGCCGCGCCGCCGGGCGTCAAGGTGGCAGCCATGAGCAGTGGTTTGCTGCTGTTGGGCCTTGTTGCGGTCGTGCTGCTGGCCAAAGCCCTGGCGCCCACCATTGAAGCGGCTGTGGACCGGGCTGGTGCTCCCAAAGCCGTGGTAGGCATCATTATTGCCATGGTGGTGCTGCTGCCCGAAGGGCTTGCCGCTTTTCGTGCCGCCCAGGCCAACCGGCTGCAAACCAGCCTGAACCTGGCGCTGGGCTCTGCCTTGGCCAGTATCGGCCTCACGATTCCAGCCGTCGCCATCGTGTCGTTGGCAACCGGTTGGACACTGACTCTGGGCCTGGACGTAAAGTCCGTGGTGCTGCTGTTACTGTCTTTGTTCGTGACCAGCTTGTCATTAAGCACGGGACGTACTACCGTATTGCAAGGCACGGTGCATCTGGTGCTGTTGGCGACTTACCTGTTCACCACCATCGTGCCCTGA
- a CDS encoding outer membrane beta-barrel protein, with amino-acid sequence MKKLLITSFVLGSLAAGSAFAAGPAGGTDLSGFSIGTNAEFSRGTVSANDGSSDGGATTSAGINARYDWSLTPTFAVGLGASYSTGNHAFGSYANGTAATVNNRYSLDIVPTVALSNNYQLYGKLSSIYGTAASTDGVATSNVQGVGYGIGVRKMLDKNLYVQAGYDLNKFNDITYSNGTTAALQENVYSIGIGYKF; translated from the coding sequence ATGAAAAAACTGTTGATCACGTCTTTTGTTCTTGGCTCTTTGGCTGCAGGCTCAGCGTTTGCTGCTGGCCCTGCCGGCGGCACGGATCTGTCCGGCTTCAGCATCGGCACCAATGCCGAATTCTCCCGCGGCACGGTGAGCGCCAACGACGGCAGCTCAGACGGAGGCGCCACCACCAGCGCCGGCATTAATGCCCGCTACGACTGGTCGCTGACCCCTACTTTCGCAGTGGGCTTGGGCGCAAGCTACAGCACCGGTAACCATGCGTTCGGCAGCTACGCCAACGGTACCGCCGCCACCGTGAACAACCGCTATTCGCTGGATATCGTGCCCACCGTGGCCCTGTCCAACAACTACCAGCTCTACGGCAAGTTGTCGTCCATCTACGGTACGGCCGCCAGCACCGACGGCGTGGCCACCAGCAACGTGCAAGGCGTGGGCTACGGTATCGGCGTGCGCAAGATGCTGGACAAAAACCTTTACGTGCAGGCCGGCTACGACCTGAACAAGTTCAACGACATCACCTACAGCAACGGCACCACGGCCGCACTGCAGGAAAACGTTTACAGCATCGGTATCGGCTACAAGTTCTAA